From Apteryx mantelli isolate bAptMan1 chromosome 14, bAptMan1.hap1, whole genome shotgun sequence, the proteins below share one genomic window:
- the LEAP2 gene encoding liver-expressed antimicrobial peptide 2: protein MLEAAAHIVTMQCLKAMAVFLLCSLLLSQTHCASLRQPQPQLTRQRRMTPFWRGVTLRPVGASCRDNSECITMLCRKNRCFLKTAHE from the exons ATGCTCGAAGCAGCAGCCCATATTGTGACGATGCAGTGTTTGAAAGCCATGGCCGTCTTTTTACTCTGTTCACTGCTGCTCAGCCAG ACCCACTGCGCTTCCTTGCGCCAGCCGCAGCCTCAGCTCACGCGACAGCGGCGCATGACGCCCTTCTGGAGAGGAGTCACGCTAAGACCTGTCGGTGCCTCATGCAGGGATAACAGCGAGTGCATTACAATGCTCTGCAG GAAGAACCGCTGTTTCCTTAAGACAGCCCACGAGTGA
- the UQCRQ gene encoding cytochrome b-c1 complex subunit 8, with amino-acid sequence MGIHFGNLARVRHVITYSLSPFEQRAFPNVFSHGLPNVWRRFSSQVFKVAPPFVGAYLLYSWGTQEFERLKRKNPADYENDQ; translated from the exons ATGGGCATCCACTTCGGGAACCTGGCGCGGGTGCGGCACGTCATCACCTACAGCCTCTCGCCCTTCGAGCAGCGCGCCTTCCCCAACGTCTTCTCGCACGGGCTGCCCAACGTGTGGCGCCGCTTCAGCTCCCAGGTCTTCAAGGTGGCGCCCC cctTTGTGGGAGCCTATCTCCTTTACTCCTGGGGGACGCAAGAGTTTGAGAGACTGAAGAGGAAGAACCCTGCTGACTATGAAAACGACCAGTAA
- the GDF9 gene encoding growth/differentiation factor 9 has product MESPWRICVCFCCCIHWLSSSIQCSPHSRDRVVSDKTSGLLVAPEDNASKLKPLLLLPKGVRRGYALLPPLLKVLSDQGHQNWESETPRLQPDSRALRYMKRLYKMSATKEGIPKANKSHLYNTVRLFTPCSECKHRHRDLMKGDLHSVDLLFNLDRVTALEHLLKSVLLYSFDTSVLTSSATTCMCHLSIKEYDFSSQVCPSVSHSITFSLHIEFRKRKWVEIDVTSFLQPLIATNRRNIHMAVNFTCLMGEPQHNTKQENSINMALVPPSLLLYLNDTSEQAYHRWNSLRHRRKIPVWSRQRNSPLADPMDGQGKENTQSKRASRRRRDENLKEAPAAPPYNLSEYFKQFLFPQNECELHNFRLSFSQLKWDKWIIAPHRYSPQYCKGDCPRVVGHRYGSPVHTMVQNIIYEKLDSSVPKPSCVPAEYSPLSVLTIEPDGSIVYKEYEDMIATKCTCR; this is encoded by the exons ATGGAGAGTCCTTGGAGaatttgtgtttgtttctgttgctgtaTTCACTGGCTTTCTTCTAGCATCCAGTGTTCCCCCCACTCCAGGGATCGTGTAGTGTCTGACAAGACCTCTGGGTTACTGGTAGCTCCTGAGGACAACGCCAGTAAACTAAAGCCATTGCTGCTGCTTCCAAAAGGCGTGAGACGTGGATAtgccctcctgcctccccttCTCAAGGTGTTGTCTGACCAGGGACACCAGAATTGGGAAAGTGAGACTCCTAGGCTACAGCCGGACTCCAGAGCCCTTAGGTACATGAAGAGGCTATATAAGATGTCTGCCACCAAGGAGGGAATCCCAAAGGCCAACAAAAGTCACCTCTATAACACTGTTCGCCTTTTCACTCCATGTTCTGAATGCAAGCACCGCCACAGGGACCTAATGAAAG GAGACCTTCACTCGGTGGATTTGCTCTTCAACCTGGATCGTGTTACTGCTCTAGAGCACTTACTCAAGTCTGTCTTGCTCTATTCCTTTGACACATCAGTTCTCACTTCTTCTGCCACTACATGCATGTGCCATTTATCTATTAAGGAGTATGATTTTTCTAGCCAAGTGTGTCCGAGTGTTTCACACTCTATAACTTTTAGTTTGCACATTGAATTTAGAAAACGCAAGTGGGTTGAGATTGATGTGACTTCTTTTCTCCAGCCTCTAATTGCTACTAACAGGAGGAATATTCATATGGCTGTGAACTTCACTTGTCTGATGGGTGAGCCACAACATAACACTAAACAGGAAAATTCCATTAACATGGCACTggttcccccttctcttcttctttaCCTAAATGATACCAGTGAGCAAGCTTATCACAGGTGGAACTCACTTAGACATAGAAGGAAAATCCCAGTGTGGTCCAGGCAAAGGAACAGTCCACTTGCTGATCCTATGGAtggccaaggaaaagaaaacacacagagtAAAAGGGCTTCTCGACGTCGAAGAGATGAGAATTTGAAAGAAGCTCCAGCAGCACCACCTTATAATTTGAGTGAATATTTCAAACAGTTTCTGTTTCCTCAGAATGAGTGTGAGCTTCACAACTTCCGTCTAAGTTTTAGCCAACTAAAGTGGGACAAATGGATAATAGCACCTCATAGATACAGCCCTCAGTATTGCAAAGGTGACTGCCCCAGAGTAGTTGGGCATCGTTACGGCTCTCCTGTACATACAATGGTACAGAACATAATATATGAGAAACTGGATTCATCTGTTCCAAAGCCCTCTTGTGTTCCTGCTGAGTATAGTCCATTGAGCGTCTTAACGATAGAGCCTGATGGTTCTATAGTCTACAAAGAATATGAAGATATGATAGCTACTAAATGCACTTGTCGGTAG